From the Leptospira biflexa serovar Patoc strain 'Patoc 1 (Paris)' genome, one window contains:
- a CDS encoding methyl-accepting chemotaxis protein: MIKFIIFGLEGFNYLIGFPILLSYIYFFTQWTTEELQIILISTAIIVVFLLSFCITFYWIRFSSVYRIFNGTATNKDNHKAYFWLDHLEKVSMIDIIIRYSVGYLFVLVALLVFQKSINFVLLSELAIGLGMTVAFTILFQSIFIGYVETKFNTKGILLSIRLDKNSRINTRRLSRNLGFQTVLAFLAAILLLFIINYRMNFKQELDLVNTTMQQSVMDSESLMRLTLVDFRDKLTISIFTENKLKDQIVKRNLNGIRNVLNEIQLRSTNHAVEALFYYKPEDGIFISTNEYDKSKTGGIFYIEDGDLARQGPLRHTSIRSRISGDIVSPYTLPVYENNQFQGYVGGFLNIGKLSSFILGNLKIGNSGKVGFFDGDGTIVYFTDKKEIGNNAKTMLVFDTPYQSKEALGFVDSTEDGSQKRIFFVKNPEFNYIIYCIFENAELYEKTLTSLLMTLGISILVVLMIGIVTVLVIESKLKPLERIKVRISEMVKGNLKSDFYDASRDEIGSMANAMFEFQTKLRQIVNQTQNVSTELTNTSSEIYESMLTLSDAAQNQAASSEEISASIEEITAGIESVAQRTETQSFTLASLMKKMTELNHAVSEIDKKFQIADVRVEEITKDAKKGESSLGEMKLSMDKIYQSSSEMTNVVEIIHNISEQINLLALNAAIEAARAGASGRGFAVVADEISKLADKTAKSIDDIEELIKQNEVEINQGQEKIDQSISILSETITGVNSINQMTKEIRTVVQKQIETNEEVNEGVTQIRELSEMIREATEEQKTAMMEISRSIAEINNHAQTTAISSDGTKSNSQNMNQLTESLRKEINYFHV, from the coding sequence ATGATCAAATTTATAATTTTTGGTCTTGAAGGTTTTAACTACTTAATTGGATTCCCGATTTTACTGTCATATATTTATTTTTTTACGCAATGGACAACCGAAGAACTTCAAATCATTCTAATTTCCACAGCGATTATCGTCGTCTTTTTACTTAGTTTTTGTATCACATTTTATTGGATTCGGTTTTCAAGCGTTTACCGTATTTTTAATGGAACTGCGACAAATAAGGACAACCACAAAGCTTACTTCTGGCTCGACCATCTCGAAAAGGTATCCATGATTGATATCATCATTCGGTATTCGGTTGGGTATCTATTTGTCCTTGTGGCCCTTCTTGTGTTCCAAAAGTCCATAAATTTTGTCCTTCTCAGTGAACTTGCCATTGGACTTGGAATGACGGTTGCCTTTACGATTTTATTCCAATCGATTTTCATTGGATATGTAGAAACCAAATTCAATACCAAAGGCATTCTTCTTTCCATACGATTGGATAAAAACTCAAGGATCAATACCAGAAGGTTATCACGAAACTTAGGTTTCCAAACTGTCCTTGCCTTTTTAGCGGCGATTCTACTTTTGTTTATCATCAATTATCGTATGAACTTCAAACAAGAGTTAGATCTTGTGAATACAACGATGCAACAATCGGTGATGGATTCGGAATCTTTGATGCGACTGACCCTTGTTGATTTTCGAGACAAATTGACAATTTCCATTTTTACGGAAAACAAACTGAAAGACCAAATCGTAAAACGGAACTTAAATGGAATACGGAATGTTCTAAATGAAATCCAACTAAGAAGTACAAATCATGCCGTGGAAGCATTATTTTATTATAAACCAGAAGATGGAATTTTTATTTCTACCAATGAATATGACAAATCCAAAACAGGTGGGATTTTTTACATTGAGGATGGTGATTTAGCAAGACAAGGGCCACTCCGACATACAAGCATTCGTTCTCGGATTTCAGGAGATATTGTTTCCCCATACACTCTACCTGTTTATGAAAACAACCAGTTCCAAGGTTATGTGGGGGGATTTCTGAATATCGGAAAACTTTCCAGTTTTATCTTAGGCAATTTAAAGATCGGAAATTCAGGAAAAGTTGGGTTTTTTGACGGTGACGGAACCATTGTTTATTTTACCGATAAAAAAGAAATTGGGAACAACGCCAAAACAATGTTAGTCTTTGATACGCCTTACCAAAGTAAGGAGGCTCTTGGATTTGTAGATTCCACAGAAGACGGATCCCAAAAACGAATCTTTTTTGTCAAAAACCCAGAATTCAATTATATCATCTATTGTATTTTTGAAAATGCAGAATTGTATGAAAAAACACTCACTAGCCTACTCATGACTCTTGGGATTTCCATTTTGGTCGTACTCATGATCGGTATTGTCACAGTGCTTGTGATTGAATCTAAACTGAAACCATTGGAACGCATCAAAGTTCGCATCAGTGAGATGGTCAAAGGAAACTTAAAATCAGATTTTTATGATGCCAGTCGGGATGAAATTGGTAGTATGGCCAACGCTATGTTTGAATTCCAAACCAAACTACGCCAAATTGTCAACCAAACTCAAAATGTATCCACAGAACTAACCAATACAAGTTCCGAAATTTATGAATCTATGTTAACACTTTCGGATGCAGCACAAAACCAAGCAGCCAGTAGCGAAGAAATTTCAGCATCCATTGAAGAAATCACAGCAGGCATTGAAAGTGTGGCGCAAAGAACAGAAACACAATCTTTCACATTAGCATCACTTATGAAAAAAATGACTGAGTTAAATCATGCAGTTTCAGAGATCGATAAAAAGTTCCAAATTGCAGATGTCCGAGTGGAAGAAATCACAAAAGATGCGAAAAAAGGAGAATCTTCACTTGGTGAAATGAAACTCTCCATGGACAAAATTTATCAGTCCTCGTCAGAAATGACAAATGTTGTCGAAATCATTCATAATATTTCAGAACAAATCAACTTACTTGCACTGAATGCCGCCATCGAAGCAGCAAGAGCGGGTGCCAGTGGCCGAGGGTTTGCCGTTGTCGCAGATGAAATTTCCAAACTCGCCGATAAAACAGCCAAATCGATCGATGACATTGAAGAACTCATCAAACAGAACGAAGTCGAAATCAACCAAGGCCAAGAAAAAATTGACCAATCCATTTCCATTTTGAGTGAGACCATCACTGGAGTGAATTCAATCAATCAAATGACGAAAGAAATCCGAACTGTGGTACAAAAACAAATTGAGACAAATGAAGAAGTGAATGAAGGTGTCACTCAAATTCGAGAACTTTCGGAAATGATCAGAGAGGCCACAGAAGAACAAAAAACGGCAATGATGGAAATCTCACGTTCGATCGCCGAAATCAATAACCATGCCCAAACCACAGCGATTTCAAGTGATGGCACAAAGTCAAATTCACAAAACATGAACCAACTCACAGAAAGTTTACGTAAAGAGATTAACTATTTCCATGTCTAA
- the lepB gene encoding signal peptidase I, protein MSKQKSKVPLKTKLIAILLPMSIGLMGALFVKYKVLLPVSISNAYMEPTLKQGTTAYFIKWFRKGNVGIGDVVIAKSPLDPNSYFIARIIGKPGDSISVQKRMVFRNGTVLDPTLFPEPTTQSIALIPSGKTEHDDMKEVTVPEKSFFLLADNREIGVDSRTLGPIPESFLFAVLW, encoded by the coding sequence ATGTCTAAACAAAAAAGTAAAGTACCACTCAAAACAAAACTCATCGCCATTCTTTTACCGATGTCCATCGGATTAATGGGTGCGCTGTTTGTGAAATATAAGGTTCTACTTCCCGTTTCAATTTCCAATGCGTATATGGAACCCACATTAAAACAAGGGACAACTGCATACTTTATCAAATGGTTTCGGAAAGGAAATGTAGGAATCGGTGATGTGGTGATCGCAAAGTCTCCGCTTGACCCTAACTCTTATTTCATTGCAAGAATCATCGGTAAACCAGGTGATTCGATCTCCGTGCAAAAACGGATGGTCTTTCGAAATGGCACGGTCCTTGATCCAACTTTATTTCCTGAACCCACCACTCAATCGATTGCACTCATCCCTTCCGGAAAAACGGAACATGATGATATGAAGGAAGTCACCGTACCTGAAAAAAGTTTCTTTTTACTTGCTGACAACCGAGAAATCGGCGTGGACTCAAGAACTCTTGGTCCCATCCCAGAATCATTCCTCTTTGCTGTTTTGTGGTAG
- a CDS encoding GAF domain-containing sensor histidine kinase, with protein sequence MDRFTIELTRARFQQNILAQVSSHPCARTGDIQTLAEFITKSVSDVLEIERVGVWLFNDSKNELKNIATYIRSNESHTTGAILKEKEFREEFQYLVKEKYVDANDPYTDPRTKGFIESYLKPNGITAMLDGVIRMGEELIGTLCFEHVGKIHEWTEDEITFCSQLGDQIALTISNKRKNEINDELIARENELKELNESLERLVEERTKKLKTSNEELEQTISTLKKAQNQLVLSEKMASLGQLVAGIAHEINNPIAAIQASAENLKESLFESELSVFQKELKVLLPDDKNQKQFLECIQILKSRIEITSGRDRMQRRKRIEAWLVDQHISDSFSFHLIDTGFDLDVLDLFPQLFSGENLEGILKFLVEEITVYQSLHIMLLAVERASKMTFALKNFVRYEISKDPIQVNVLENIETVLTLYQNQFKKNVILKKDFVELPYIEGYPEELLHLWTNLIYNALQAMSFQGKLLIQTKTDGNKVFIMVEDNGPGIPEFIQNRIFEPFFTTKPLGEGSGLGLDICRKIVDRHFGSISFQSIPGKTVFTIGLPVKSPIDHSNRSLPQNSKEE encoded by the coding sequence ATGGATCGCTTTACAATCGAGCTCACACGTGCCAGGTTCCAGCAGAATATCTTGGCACAAGTCTCCTCCCATCCGTGTGCTCGGACAGGAGACATCCAAACCTTGGCAGAGTTCATTACAAAATCAGTTTCTGATGTTTTGGAAATTGAACGGGTTGGGGTTTGGCTCTTTAATGATTCTAAAAATGAACTCAAAAATATTGCCACCTACATACGGAGTAACGAGTCCCATACAACGGGAGCCATTTTAAAGGAAAAAGAATTCCGCGAAGAGTTCCAATATTTGGTGAAAGAAAAATATGTGGATGCAAACGATCCCTATACCGATCCGCGCACCAAAGGATTTATTGAATCCTACCTCAAACCCAATGGAATCACGGCTATGTTAGATGGAGTGATCCGGATGGGAGAAGAGCTAATCGGAACCCTCTGTTTTGAACATGTTGGAAAGATCCATGAATGGACGGAAGATGAAATCACATTCTGTAGTCAGTTAGGTGATCAAATAGCCCTCACCATCAGTAACAAAAGGAAAAATGAAATCAATGATGAACTCATTGCCAGAGAAAATGAACTAAAGGAACTCAATGAAAGTTTGGAACGGCTAGTCGAAGAACGAACGAAAAAATTAAAAACATCGAATGAAGAATTAGAACAAACCATCTCTACCTTAAAAAAAGCACAAAACCAATTAGTGCTTTCTGAAAAAATGGCAAGCCTTGGACAACTCGTAGCAGGGATTGCGCATGAGATCAATAATCCTATCGCCGCCATCCAAGCATCTGCTGAAAACTTGAAAGAATCTTTATTTGAATCGGAGCTTTCGGTTTTCCAAAAAGAATTGAAAGTACTGCTCCCCGATGACAAAAACCAGAAACAATTTTTGGAATGCATTCAAATCCTCAAATCGCGAATCGAAATCACCTCAGGGCGAGATCGAATGCAAAGAAGAAAACGAATCGAAGCTTGGTTAGTGGACCAACATATCTCTGATTCTTTTTCCTTTCATCTGATCGATACTGGATTTGATTTGGATGTATTGGATTTGTTTCCCCAGTTGTTTAGCGGAGAGAATTTAGAAGGAATCCTCAAATTTTTAGTTGAGGAAATCACTGTATACCAATCCCTTCATATCATGTTACTTGCTGTCGAACGAGCGAGTAAAATGACATTTGCATTAAAAAACTTTGTACGTTATGAAATTTCGAAAGATCCGATCCAAGTGAATGTATTAGAAAACATTGAAACGGTTCTCACTTTATACCAAAATCAATTCAAAAAAAATGTAATCCTAAAGAAGGATTTTGTGGAACTACCTTACATTGAAGGTTACCCAGAAGAATTATTACATCTATGGACCAATCTCATCTATAACGCACTGCAGGCGATGTCCTTTCAAGGGAAACTTTTGATCCAAACTAAAACTGATGGAAACAAGGTATTCATAATGGTAGAAGATAATGGACCAGGAATTCCGGAATTCATCCAGAACCGAATCTTTGAACCATTTTTTACAACAAAACCTCTGGGAGAAGGGAGTGGGCTTGGGCTCGATATCTGCCGTAAAATTGTAGACCGCCATTTTGGTTCGATCTCATTCCAATCGATACCTGGGAAAACTGTCTTTACGATTGGTTTACCAGTAAAATCTCCAATTGATCATTCGAATCGTTCTCTACCACAAAACAGCAAAGAGGAATGA
- the gap gene encoding type I glyceraldehyde-3-phosphate dehydrogenase → MVKIAINGFGRIGRLVLRSGIKDPNLEFVAINDLVTPDNLSYLFKYDSTHGRFDGDVSHTDNEIIIDGKKVKTFSERDPEKLPWKELGVDFVIESTGLFTDRVGAEKHIKAGAKKVVISAPAKDKDIPTFVMGVNHEKYDSAKDNVVSNASCTTNCLAPITKVVLDNFGIVEGLMTTIHAMTATQPTVDGPSKKDFRGGRGAAQNIIPASTGAAKAVGLCIPEVNGKLTGMSFRVPTPDVSVVDLTVRTEKPTSLAEIKKKMKEASEGSMKGILGYTEDMVVSNDFLGDIRSSIFDADACIELSPTFFKLVSWYDNEMGYSNRVLDLVRYMAKKG, encoded by the coding sequence ATGGTAAAAATCGCAATTAATGGTTTTGGTCGCATTGGACGACTTGTGCTTCGTTCCGGAATCAAAGATCCCAATTTAGAATTTGTCGCAATCAACGACCTTGTCACCCCAGACAACCTTTCTTATTTATTCAAATATGACTCTACCCATGGTCGTTTCGACGGAGACGTTTCTCACACAGACAACGAAATCATCATCGATGGCAAAAAAGTAAAAACTTTCTCCGAAAGAGACCCTGAAAAACTCCCGTGGAAAGAACTCGGAGTGGACTTTGTCATCGAATCCACAGGGCTTTTCACGGACCGAGTGGGTGCTGAAAAACACATCAAAGCGGGTGCCAAAAAAGTAGTGATCTCCGCTCCTGCCAAAGACAAAGACATCCCTACCTTTGTGATGGGTGTGAACCATGAAAAATATGATTCTGCCAAAGACAATGTTGTCTCGAACGCATCTTGTACCACAAACTGCCTTGCTCCGATCACAAAAGTGGTCCTTGACAATTTTGGAATCGTAGAAGGTCTGATGACAACGATCCATGCGATGACAGCAACCCAACCAACCGTTGACGGACCTTCCAAAAAAGACTTCCGTGGTGGACGTGGGGCAGCTCAAAACATCATCCCTGCCTCCACAGGGGCTGCCAAAGCAGTAGGACTTTGTATCCCAGAAGTGAATGGAAAACTCACTGGGATGAGTTTCCGGGTTCCCACTCCCGACGTATCGGTTGTGGACTTAACCGTTCGCACCGAAAAACCAACTAGCCTCGCTGAAATCAAAAAGAAAATGAAAGAAGCAAGTGAAGGTTCCATGAAAGGAATCCTTGGTTATACGGAAGACATGGTGGTTTCGAACGACTTCCTTGGTGACATTCGTTCTTCTATTTTTGATGCGGATGCTTGTATTGAACTAAGCCCTACTTTTTTCAAACTCGTATCTTGGTATGACAATGAAATGGGATACTCCAACCGAGTCCTCGACCTAGTTCGTTATATGGCAAAAAAAGGCTAA
- a CDS encoding phosphoglycerate kinase, protein MKLPLLEEQNLKGKRVFVRVDFNVPVENGKATDRTRIEKTLPTLELLISKGAKIILGSHLGRPKGGPEPKYSMKPVFDVLSELVKTKVSFSESVIGSDVVKMTNALGEGEILLLENLRFHKEEEENVASFCKELAKLADVYVNDAFGTAHRAHASTEGVAHLLPAFAGLLMRKEIEVLSGLLAKPERPFVAIVGGSKVSSKFAILKNLLEKVDHLLIGGGMAYTFLKSRAVPVGKSLVEPEFESQAFQLIDRAGIQGVDLQIPVDHIIADAFDPNAKTKSVDKMGIIDGWMGMDIGPKTIDNYVKAIKDAKTILWNGPMGVFEMDKFSKGTIEIAKAISKSKAKTVVGGGDSIAAVNKAGVADKITHISTGGGASLEFLEGRTLPGVQCLLPKEEK, encoded by the coding sequence ATGAAATTACCTCTTCTCGAAGAACAAAATCTAAAAGGAAAACGAGTCTTTGTTCGTGTGGATTTCAATGTCCCTGTGGAAAACGGAAAAGCAACGGACAGAACTCGGATTGAAAAAACCCTCCCTACTTTGGAACTTCTGATTTCCAAAGGTGCTAAAATCATTTTGGGAAGCCACTTAGGTCGCCCGAAAGGTGGACCGGAACCGAAGTATTCCATGAAACCGGTGTTTGATGTTCTTTCCGAACTTGTCAAAACCAAAGTGAGTTTCTCGGAATCTGTGATTGGTTCCGATGTGGTGAAAATGACGAATGCGCTTGGGGAAGGTGAAATCCTACTTTTAGAAAACCTTCGGTTCCATAAGGAAGAAGAGGAAAATGTTGCCAGTTTCTGTAAGGAACTGGCAAAACTCGCTGATGTTTATGTCAATGATGCGTTCGGAACGGCACACAGAGCACATGCTTCGACAGAAGGTGTGGCCCACCTACTCCCTGCCTTTGCGGGACTACTCATGCGAAAAGAAATTGAAGTCCTCAGTGGCCTACTCGCAAAACCTGAGCGTCCTTTTGTGGCTATTGTGGGTGGATCCAAAGTCAGTTCCAAATTTGCCATTTTAAAAAACCTCCTCGAGAAGGTAGACCACCTCCTCATTGGTGGGGGTATGGCATACACGTTTTTAAAATCAAGAGCGGTTCCTGTGGGAAAATCCCTTGTGGAACCAGAATTTGAATCCCAAGCCTTCCAACTCATTGACCGAGCTGGGATCCAAGGGGTTGACCTGCAAATTCCAGTGGACCACATCATTGCGGATGCCTTTGATCCCAATGCCAAAACAAAGTCTGTGGACAAAATGGGAATCATCGATGGTTGGATGGGAATGGACATTGGACCAAAGACCATCGACAACTATGTCAAAGCGATAAAAGATGCCAAAACCATTTTATGGAACGGCCCAATGGGTGTCTTTGAAATGGATAAGTTCTCAAAAGGAACCATCGAAATCGCCAAAGCCATCAGTAAATCCAAGGCCAAAACCGTTGTGGGTGGTGGTGATTCCATTGCCGCTGTGAACAAAGCGGGAGTAGCGGACAAAATCACTCATATTTCCACAGGTGGAGGTGCTTCCTTAGAATTTTTGGAAGGACGAACTCTCCCTGGCGTACAATGTTTACTCCCAAAGGAAGAAAAATAA
- the tpiA gene encoding triose-phosphate isomerase — protein MRKKIIAGNWKMNLTLAEAKEITKGLLSACDSSSYEIMVFPSALHLESVASIARDSQLIVGAQNAYQSGLTAMTGEISPVQLAELGIQTVLVGHSERRQFLGETSEFDNTKISYFLKHGLRVVYCVGETWAEREKGNTFSVLEDQIGKGLKGITSDLFKNLVIAYEPVWAIGTGKVATPVEAEEAHAFIRKEIGKLFVGADLVAENIQILYGGSVKPDNIKELLAKPNIDGGLVGGASQKLDLFLGLLK, from the coding sequence ATGAGAAAGAAGATCATCGCAGGGAATTGGAAAATGAACCTCACGCTAGCGGAGGCAAAAGAAATCACCAAAGGTTTACTCTCGGCTTGTGACTCTTCTTCTTATGAAATCATGGTCTTCCCGAGTGCCCTCCATTTGGAGTCAGTGGCATCCATTGCCCGAGACTCCCAACTCATCGTGGGGGCACAAAATGCCTACCAATCGGGGCTTACCGCCATGACAGGTGAAATCTCCCCAGTCCAGCTGGCAGAACTGGGCATCCAAACCGTTCTTGTGGGCCACTCGGAAAGGAGACAATTCCTCGGAGAAACATCCGAATTTGACAATACCAAAATCTCCTACTTCTTAAAACATGGACTACGAGTTGTCTATTGTGTCGGGGAAACTTGGGCCGAACGAGAAAAAGGAAACACCTTTTCTGTGTTAGAGGACCAAATTGGCAAAGGATTAAAAGGGATCACAAGTGACCTTTTCAAAAACCTCGTGATTGCCTATGAACCAGTTTGGGCCATTGGAACGGGAAAAGTAGCAACTCCCGTAGAAGCGGAAGAAGCGCATGCCTTTATCCGAAAAGAAATTGGCAAATTATTTGTTGGTGCAGACCTTGTGGCGGAGAACATTCAAATTCTTTATGGTGGTTCAGTCAAACCTGACAACATCAAGGAACTTCTCGCCAAACCAAATATTGACGGTGGCCTCGTTGGTGGAGCCAGTCAAAAATTGGATTTATTTTTAGGACTTTTAAAATAA
- the secG gene encoding preprotein translocase subunit SecG, whose translation MGFFAGTILTLFVLLSLFLILLVMIQTGKGGSAGMLGGSTASQSVFGASTADVMTKTTRVAAILFIVLSLALSFVFAKKDEVLVPDLEPSLEAPVETDGTTPEVPAPSTP comes from the coding sequence ATGGGATTTTTTGCAGGAACCATTCTCACTCTATTTGTTCTTCTCTCTCTTTTTCTCATCCTACTTGTGATGATCCAAACAGGAAAAGGTGGAAGTGCAGGAATGCTCGGCGGTTCAACCGCAAGCCAATCTGTTTTTGGAGCGTCTACCGCTGATGTGATGACAAAAACAACACGAGTGGCAGCAATTTTGTTTATCGTTTTGTCACTTGCACTTTCGTTTGTGTTTGCGAAAAAAGATGAAGTATTGGTTCCCGATTTAGAACCAAGTTTGGAAGCCCCGGTAGAAACTGATGGAACAACTCCCGAAGTACCGGCACCTAGCACTCCTTAG
- a CDS encoding LIC_12096 family protein, with amino-acid sequence MEQLPKYRHLALLSLFLLNVSLFAETDIIEKENRLDKEILNLYRDIAKARDLLSYEQLSSLPANTTITFIGTYPNRTGIRIRKFKVDPDPQNKNRIKHSEEKSILLEFNGSVLSKVEIQITTEDTEIEQKTKTKITDSTPLDDSVNDMVIQFSGIDGSDSFPLSTLRNDSIKQERNDFKKDFYIKFLLDFYSQLASINALQKSSGNPNQKKMFKQLNQSLGY; translated from the coding sequence ATGGAACAACTCCCGAAGTACCGGCACCTAGCACTCCTTAGTCTTTTTTTACTAAATGTCAGTCTTTTCGCTGAGACTGACATTATCGAAAAAGAAAATCGGTTAGACAAAGAAATTCTAAACCTTTACCGAGACATCGCAAAGGCTAGGGATCTTTTGTCTTATGAACAATTGTCATCCTTACCTGCCAATACAACAATTACTTTCATTGGGACCTATCCCAATCGAACAGGCATTCGGATCCGAAAATTCAAAGTGGACCCAGACCCACAAAATAAAAATCGAATCAAACATTCGGAAGAAAAATCCATTTTACTGGAATTCAATGGTTCCGTCTTATCCAAGGTAGAGATCCAAATCACAACGGAAGACACAGAAATTGAACAAAAAACAAAAACCAAAATTACAGATTCCACTCCTCTAGATGATTCCGTAAACGATATGGTGATCCAATTTTCTGGCATTGATGGGAGTGATAGTTTTCCACTTTCTACTTTACGAAATGATTCGATCAAACAAGAACGAAATGATTTTAAAAAAGACTTCTATATCAAATTTTTATTAGATTTTTATAGCCAACTTGCTTCCATTAATGCCCTACAAAAATCAAGTGGCAATCCCAACCAAAAGAAGATGTTCAAACAACTCAACCAATCCTTAGGTTACTAA
- a CDS encoding LIC_12097 family sensor histidine kinase, with protein sequence MSEFINHGDSHSIENIEKVAEKARELEAIYDVVQDPLVLIDSDFNIQRANLATIRFAKNNKYDELLDRKCYEVLYQRTDVCPYCPKINVKSKDKNQSYSTPITREIFFRSEDKKQTLLLEFYPYPKQEDLFWMVEKISDVTKQRDKEEESFRMRNLASLGILISGIAHELNNPLTGISLTLQNLKANWQNQPPEQIEKRLDMIKNDISRAAIIVSDIISFAKTDKVKVTLGDIVETITRAKDTVIRLYPHLSKNINWRITCDHEYQFPFHPGKMERLFMNLFRNSLQAFDYRPGEISIEIRKTKNWLHIIIEDNAGGIPDSIIQKIFDPFFTSNKSGTGTGLGLSICHSIVKEHDGNISVKSVEQKTRFTISFPLTNDITEPNS encoded by the coding sequence TTGTCAGAATTTATAAATCATGGAGACTCACATTCGATCGAAAACATCGAAAAGGTCGCAGAAAAAGCGAGAGAACTGGAGGCCATTTATGATGTGGTGCAAGACCCTCTTGTACTCATCGATTCCGACTTTAATATCCAAAGGGCAAATTTAGCCACCATTCGATTCGCAAAAAACAATAAATATGATGAATTATTGGACCGAAAATGTTACGAGGTTTTATACCAACGAACAGACGTTTGCCCATATTGTCCCAAAATCAATGTCAAATCCAAGGACAAAAATCAGTCTTATTCCACACCAATCACCCGTGAAATTTTTTTCCGATCAGAAGATAAAAAACAAACCCTACTTTTGGAATTTTACCCCTACCCCAAACAAGAAGATTTGTTTTGGATGGTGGAAAAAATATCAGATGTCACAAAACAACGAGACAAGGAAGAAGAGTCATTTCGAATGCGTAACCTTGCTTCACTTGGGATTTTAATCTCAGGTATTGCACATGAGTTAAACAATCCTCTAACGGGAATTAGTTTAACATTACAAAATTTAAAAGCAAATTGGCAAAACCAACCTCCCGAACAAATTGAAAAACGTTTGGATATGATTAAAAATGATATATCTCGAGCAGCAATCATTGTCTCCGATATCATTTCATTTGCAAAAACAGACAAAGTCAAAGTCACACTCGGTGATATTGTCGAAACCATTACTCGCGCAAAAGATACGGTCATTCGATTGTATCCTCATTTGAGTAAAAATATAAATTGGCGGATCACTTGTGATCACGAGTACCAATTCCCTTTCCATCCAGGCAAGATGGAGCGCTTATTTATGAACTTATTTCGTAATTCTTTACAAGCATTCGATTATAGACCTGGGGAAATTTCGATTGAGATACGTAAGACAAAAAACTGGCTTCATATTATTATCGAAGACAATGCGGGCGGAATTCCTGACTCCATCATCCAAAAAATTTTTGATCCATTTTTTACTAGTAACAAATCAGGAACAGGAACAGGGCTTGGGCTATCCATTTGCCACTCTATTGTAAAAGAACATGATGGAAACATATCTGTCAAATCAGTAGAACAAAAGACAAGATTCACAATTTCTTTTCCGCTCACAAATGATATTACGGAGCCAAATTCATGA